In Mycolicibacterium phocaicum, one DNA window encodes the following:
- a CDS encoding Mur ligase family protein gives MITARGRVALGAGAAARWASRVTGRGAGAMIGGLVAMKLDPSILGQLGSGRRSVVVTGTNGKSTTTRMTAAALSTLGPVASNIEGANMDAGLIAALAGSRKATLAALEVDEMHVPHVSDAVDPSVIVLLNLSRDQLDRVGEINHIERTLRAGLARHPKAVVVANCDDVLVTSAAYDSPDVVWVAAGGGWSNDSVSCPRSGEVIVRENGHWHSTGTDFSRPQPQWWYDETNIYGPEGFTAPMTLALPGTVNRGNATQAVAAAVALGASPAAAVAAVSTVDEVAGRYRTLQVGEHSVRMLLAKNPAGWQEALSMVSSDVAGAVISVNGQVPDGEDLSWLWDVNFEHFVDFPAPIVSAGERGTDLAVRLGYAGVEHTLVHDTLAAIKSCPPGHVEVIANYTAFLQLSRELA, from the coding sequence ATGATCACCGCACGAGGACGCGTCGCGCTCGGCGCGGGCGCAGCCGCCCGCTGGGCGTCGCGCGTGACGGGCCGCGGTGCCGGCGCCATGATCGGCGGGCTCGTCGCCATGAAGCTGGACCCCTCGATCCTGGGTCAGCTGGGCTCCGGACGGCGTTCGGTCGTCGTCACCGGAACCAACGGCAAGTCCACGACGACGCGGATGACGGCTGCGGCGCTCTCGACTCTCGGGCCGGTGGCGTCCAACATCGAGGGCGCCAACATGGACGCCGGGCTGATCGCCGCGTTGGCTGGGTCCCGTAAGGCGACACTGGCCGCCCTCGAAGTCGACGAGATGCACGTACCGCACGTTTCCGACGCGGTCGACCCGTCGGTGATCGTGTTGCTCAACCTGTCCCGTGACCAGCTGGACCGCGTCGGCGAGATCAACCACATCGAGCGCACCCTGCGGGCCGGACTGGCGCGCCACCCCAAGGCCGTCGTGGTGGCCAACTGCGACGACGTCCTGGTGACCTCGGCGGCGTACGACAGCCCCGACGTGGTCTGGGTCGCCGCCGGCGGCGGCTGGTCCAACGACTCGGTCAGCTGTCCGCGCAGCGGTGAGGTCATCGTCCGCGAGAACGGGCACTGGCATTCGACCGGCACCGACTTCTCACGCCCTCAGCCCCAGTGGTGGTACGACGAGACGAACATCTATGGGCCGGAAGGCTTTACCGCGCCCATGACGCTGGCCCTGCCCGGCACGGTGAACCGCGGCAACGCGACACAGGCCGTGGCCGCCGCGGTCGCGCTGGGCGCGTCGCCTGCCGCCGCGGTGGCCGCGGTGTCGACGGTCGACGAGGTCGCCGGCCGGTACCGGACCCTGCAGGTCGGTGAGCACAGCGTGCGCATGCTGCTGGCCAAGAATCCCGCCGGGTGGCAGGAGGCGCTGTCGATGGTCTCCAGTGATGTTGCGGGAGCGGTCATTTCGGTGAACGGCCAGGTTCCCGACGGCGAAGACCTGTCCTGGCTGTGGGACGTGAACTTCGAGCATTTCGTGGACTTCCCGGCACCCATCGTGTCGGCCGGCGAGCGCGGCACCGATCTCGCGGTGCGGCTCGGCTATGCGGGCGTCGAGCACACGCTGGTGCACGACACGCTGGCCGCCATCAAGTCCTGTCCGCCCGGGCACGTCGAGGTGATCGCGAACTACACCGCGTTCCTGCAGTTGAGTCGGGAGCTGGCATGA
- a CDS encoding TetR/AcrR family transcriptional regulator gives MTRTQRRAEANRRAVVDAAREIIATEGAHGLNLEAVAERADVALQTVYNRVGGRAALLTAVAEQAMEENRAYMDAAYAADGTVEERIMLAANAYARFARERPHEFQILVEPPDVPDAVDRIAELTRTQNAKLAAVLRTGIEAGLVNPALDPDDLATMFWATFNGLLALSWRPGALRSGPEEIDRLLAAYLATVADGLRVRV, from the coding sequence ATGACCAGAACGCAGCGACGGGCCGAGGCCAACCGTCGCGCCGTCGTCGACGCTGCCCGCGAGATCATCGCGACCGAAGGTGCGCACGGGCTGAATCTCGAGGCCGTCGCCGAGCGGGCCGACGTCGCACTGCAGACCGTCTACAACCGCGTCGGCGGGCGGGCCGCATTGCTCACCGCAGTCGCCGAGCAGGCGATGGAGGAGAACCGGGCCTACATGGACGCGGCGTACGCGGCCGACGGCACGGTGGAAGAGCGAATAATGCTGGCGGCCAACGCGTATGCCCGCTTTGCCCGCGAACGTCCGCACGAATTCCAGATCCTCGTCGAACCGCCGGACGTCCCGGACGCGGTCGACCGCATCGCCGAGCTGACCCGTACCCAGAACGCGAAACTCGCGGCCGTGCTGCGCACCGGTATCGAAGCCGGGTTGGTGAATCCCGCTCTCGACCCCGACGACCTCGCGACGATGTTCTGGGCGACCTTCAACGGTCTGCTGGCCCTGTCCTGGCGTCCGGGAGCGCTGCGGTCCGGTCCGGAAGAAATCGACCGACTGCTCGCGGCATACCTGGCCACGGTCGCAGACGGTCTGCGTGTCCGGGTCTGA
- a CDS encoding alpha/beta hydrolase: protein MTRTDVTFPSGDATCAAWLYTPKTPATGKRPIIVMAHGLGGVKEMRLDAFAERFTAAGYACVVFDYRHFGASSGEPRQLLDIDRQLEDWRSAIAYAHTLDGVDPDRVVVWGTSFGGGHVIVTAAQDKRLAAAIAQCPFTDGFASSFAIPPSTSAKVTALAVRDQIGALLGRDPVMVPTYGPPGSTALMTSPDSVAGIQNLLPPDAEIERDVAARFALQIVRHFPGRRARNVTCPIFFAICEQDAVAPPGPTRKYAAQAPRGEIKLYDTGHFDIYVGEEFERNVTDQLDFLSRHVPAATS from the coding sequence ATGACCCGCACCGATGTGACTTTCCCGTCGGGCGACGCCACCTGCGCCGCCTGGCTGTACACGCCCAAAACCCCCGCCACCGGAAAGCGGCCGATCATCGTGATGGCCCACGGTCTCGGCGGCGTCAAGGAAATGCGCCTCGACGCCTTTGCCGAGCGCTTCACCGCCGCCGGCTACGCCTGCGTCGTCTTCGACTACCGGCACTTCGGCGCCAGCTCGGGCGAACCGCGCCAGCTGCTCGATATCGACAGGCAACTCGAAGACTGGCGCAGCGCCATCGCGTACGCCCACACCCTCGACGGCGTCGATCCCGACCGCGTCGTGGTCTGGGGAACCTCGTTCGGCGGCGGGCACGTGATCGTCACGGCCGCGCAGGACAAGCGGCTTGCCGCGGCAATCGCGCAGTGCCCGTTCACCGACGGCTTCGCGTCGTCGTTCGCCATCCCGCCGTCGACGTCGGCCAAGGTCACCGCCCTCGCGGTGCGCGACCAGATCGGCGCCCTCCTCGGCCGCGATCCCGTCATGGTTCCGACGTACGGACCGCCCGGGTCGACGGCGCTGATGACCTCACCCGATTCGGTCGCGGGGATCCAGAACCTCTTGCCACCGGACGCCGAAATCGAACGCGACGTCGCAGCGCGCTTCGCCCTGCAGATCGTGCGCCACTTCCCCGGCCGCCGGGCCCGCAACGTCACCTGCCCGATCTTCTTCGCCATCTGCGAGCAGGACGCCGTCGCCCCGCCGGGGCCGACCCGGAAGTACGCCGCGCAGGCACCCCGGGGCGAGATCAAGCTCTACGACACCGGCCATTTCGACATCTATGTCGGCGAGGAGTTCGAACGCAACGTCACCGACCAGCTCGACTTCCTGTCGCGCCACGTTCCGGCGGCCACATCGTGA
- a CDS encoding SDR family oxidoreductase, with protein MTTIDPDAPVLVTGASGYIGSWIVRYLLEAGHTVHGTVRNPQKPTGLEHLHKLSADHPGKLTLFKADLLDIGSFDEAMAGCELVMHTASPFLLQGVTDAQESLVRPALEGTRNVLDSVNRTESVKRVVLTSSVVAIYGDARESRDVPGGVFTEDQWNTTSSVDHQPYSYSKTVAEQEAWKYQKAQNRWDLVTIHPGLVLGPSLTSASDSASLATMKQFADGTMLTGAPELTSGVVDVRDVADAHVRAGYTPDAHDRYLVNAASLSLLEIGQILRAKFGVLYPFPWLNVPKVAVKAVAPVIGLTREFVDTNVGYPLVFDASRSQSELGLVYRPIEQTVTDHFQQMLDDGIVRKRPSIRLP; from the coding sequence ATGACCACGATCGACCCCGACGCCCCCGTCCTCGTCACCGGCGCCAGCGGGTATATCGGCAGCTGGATCGTCCGCTACCTCCTCGAAGCCGGGCATACCGTGCACGGCACGGTGCGCAACCCGCAGAAGCCGACGGGCCTCGAGCACCTGCACAAGCTGTCGGCCGACCATCCCGGCAAGCTCACGCTCTTCAAGGCGGATCTGCTCGACATCGGCAGCTTCGACGAGGCGATGGCCGGCTGCGAGCTCGTCATGCACACCGCGTCACCGTTCCTGCTGCAGGGCGTCACCGACGCGCAGGAGTCGCTCGTGCGCCCCGCGCTGGAAGGCACCCGCAACGTGCTGGATTCGGTCAACCGCACCGAGAGCGTCAAGCGCGTGGTGCTGACCAGCAGCGTGGTGGCGATCTACGGTGACGCCCGCGAATCCCGCGACGTCCCCGGCGGCGTCTTCACCGAGGACCAGTGGAACACCACCAGCAGTGTCGACCACCAGCCGTACTCGTATTCCAAGACCGTGGCCGAGCAGGAGGCCTGGAAGTACCAGAAGGCGCAGAACCGCTGGGATCTGGTCACCATCCACCCCGGCCTGGTGCTCGGACCCTCCCTGACCAGCGCCAGCGACTCGGCCAGCCTGGCCACCATGAAGCAGTTCGCCGACGGCACCATGCTGACCGGCGCACCGGAGCTGACCTCTGGCGTCGTGGACGTCCGCGATGTCGCCGACGCCCACGTGCGCGCCGGCTACACGCCCGACGCACACGACCGCTACCTGGTCAACGCCGCCTCGCTGAGCCTGCTGGAGATCGGCCAGATCCTGCGCGCCAAGTTCGGCGTGCTGTACCCGTTCCCATGGCTCAACGTCCCCAAGGTCGCCGTGAAGGCCGTCGCGCCGGTCATCGGGCTGACGCGCGAGTTCGTCGACACCAACGTCGGATACCCGCTGGTCTTCGACGCGAGCCGCAGCCAGAGCGAGCTCGGGCTGGTGTATCGGCCCATCGAGCAGACCGTCACCGATCACTTCCAGCAGATGCTCGACGACGGCATCGTGCGCAAGCGGCCGAGCATCCGGCTGCCGTAA